Proteins from a single region of Helicobacter pylori:
- a CDS encoding NUDIX hydrolase, with protein sequence MSYFKNAFNQKSLIDNSSVYLEPCSSSNFIELKRMHYNEENTKKTWDIIKSLDSVAVLLYEKESDCFVIVKQFRPAIYARHFHFKCDQDQNIDGYTYELCAGLVDKANKSLEEIACEEALEECGYQISPKNLETIGQFYSATGLSGSLQTLYYAEVHEGLKVSKGGGIDAEKIEVLFLERSKAFDFIMDFQYAKTTGLSLAILWHLKKFKNIKNV encoded by the coding sequence ATGTCTTATTTTAAGAATGCTTTCAATCAAAAATCTTTAATAGATAATTCCAGTGTGTATTTAGAGCCTTGTTCTAGCTCTAATTTCATAGAATTAAAACGCATGCATTATAATGAAGAGAATACTAAGAAAACATGGGATATTATTAAGTCTTTAGACAGCGTGGCGGTTTTACTCTATGAAAAAGAATCCGATTGCTTTGTGATTGTGAAACAATTCCGCCCAGCCATTTATGCGCGCCATTTTCATTTTAAGTGCGATCAAGATCAAAATATTGACGGATACACTTATGAATTGTGCGCGGGGCTTGTGGATAAAGCTAATAAGAGTTTAGAAGAAATCGCTTGCGAAGAAGCACTAGAAGAATGCGGTTATCAAATTAGCCCTAAAAATTTAGAAACCATAGGCCAATTTTATAGCGCGACCGGGTTGAGCGGGAGTTTGCAAACGCTCTATTACGCTGAAGTGCATGAGGGTTTGAAGGTTTCAAAGGGTGGGGGGATTGATGCCGAAAAGATTGAAGTGCTGTTTTTAGAGCGATCAAAAGCTTTTGATTTTATAATGGATTTTCAATACGCTAAAACCACCGGATTGTCTTTAGCCATTTTATGGCATTTAAAAAAATTTAAAAATATTAAAAATGTTTAA
- the csd3 gene encoding peptidoglycan DD-metalloendopeptidase Csd3 produces the protein MVFFHKKIILNFIYSLMVAFLSHGVLLKADEMAKKQTLLVGERLVWDKLTLLGFLEKNHIPQKLYYNLSSQDKELSAEIQSNVTYYTLRDANNTLIQALIPISQDLQIHIYKKGEDYFLDFIPIIFTRKEKTLLLSLQTSPYQDIVKATNDLLLANQLMNAYKKSVPFKRLAKNDKIAIVYTRDYRVGQAFGQPTIKIAMISSRFNQYYLFSHSNGRYYDSKAQEVAGFLLETPVKYTRISSPFSYGRFHPVLKVRRPHYGVDYAAKHGSLIHSASDGRVGFIGVKVGYGNVVEIHLNELRLVYAHMSAFAKGLKKGSFVKKGQIIGRVGSTGLSTGPHLHFGVYKNSRPINPLGYIRTAKSKLHGKQREVFLEKAQHSKQKLEELLKTHSFEKNSFYLLEGF, from the coding sequence ATGGTATTTTTTCATAAGAAAATTATTTTAAATTTTATCTATTCTTTAATGGTTGCTTTTTTATCCCATGGGGTTCTTTTAAAAGCCGATGAAATGGCTAAAAAGCAAACTTTATTGGTGGGTGAAAGGCTTGTGTGGGATAAGCTCACGCTGTTAGGGTTTTTAGAAAAAAACCATATCCCTCAAAAACTCTACTACAACTTAAGCTCTCAAGATAAAGAATTGAGCGCTGAAATTCAAAGCAATGTTACCTACTACACCTTAAGAGATGCTAACAACACGCTCATTCAAGCCCTTATCCCTATAAGTCAGGATTTGCAAATCCATATTTACAAAAAAGGAGAGGATTATTTTTTAGACTTTATCCCCATTATCTTCACTCGTAAAGAAAAAACCCTCCTTCTTTCTTTGCAAACTTCGCCCTATCAAGATATTGTCAAAGCCACCAATGACCTCCTTTTAGCCAACCAATTGATGAACGCGTATAAAAAAAGCGTGCCTTTTAAACGCCTAGCAAAAAACGATAAAATCGCTATCGTTTATACAAGGGATTATCGTGTGGGGCAAGCGTTTGGCCAACCAACCATTAAAATAGCCATGATTAGCTCTCGCTTTAACCAATACTATCTTTTTTCCCATTCAAACGGGCGCTATTATGACTCAAAGGCGCAAGAAGTGGCAGGGTTTTTACTAGAAACCCCAGTGAAATACACCCGCATTTCTTCGCCTTTTTCGTATGGGAGGTTCCATCCTGTCTTAAAAGTCAGACGGCCTCATTACGGCGTGGATTATGCGGCTAAACATGGCAGTTTGATCCATTCTGCTTCAGACGGGCGTGTGGGTTTTATAGGGGTTAAGGTGGGGTATGGGAATGTGGTTGAAATCCATTTGAACGAATTGCGCCTAGTGTATGCTCACATGAGCGCGTTTGCTAAGGGGTTAAAAAAAGGATCATTCGTTAAAAAAGGGCAAATCATAGGGAGAGTGGGAAGCACCGGTTTAAGCACCGGGCCGCATTTGCATTTTGGCGTGTATAAAAACTCCCGCCCCATTAATCCTTTAGGCTATATCCGCACCGCTAAAAGCAAATTACACGGCAAGCAAAGAGAGGTTTTTTTAGAAAAAGCTCAGCATTCTAAGCAAAAATTAGAAGAACTTCTTAAAACCCATTCTTTTGAAAAAAATTCATTTTATCTTTTAGAGGGTTTTTAA
- a CDS encoding R.Pab1 family restriction endonuclease: MSLIKINHDEKVIGIFIPLTSISGKVRVKIRHAFSDYGVSTATRTIPFSLKHYVEWQIGYDVPIKDKEKFELTTLKDKKYHFLGANNKVKTLYELSEIIYYAKQLDLISLENLENTLKYLEKQKQFIEDNFMITRERFRSHQFGGMDFELSHIFYPLLIHSFNDNQLSEIVIREQQYGSKTQAMLYFCFSILELKTAPPLLNRTATPKEHALLIIHKTNAPMFLEMLKIFGLLSQVHHDDVLKILKKILQN, encoded by the coding sequence GTGAGTTTGATTAAAATTAACCATGATGAAAAAGTGATTGGGATTTTTATTCCTTTAACTTCAATTTCAGGCAAAGTGCGTGTGAAAATCAGACATGCCTTTAGCGATTATGGTGTTTCAACAGCGACTAGAACAATCCCTTTTAGTTTAAAGCATTATGTAGAGTGGCAAATCGGTTATGATGTCCCCATTAAAGATAAAGAAAAATTTGAACTTACTACTTTAAAAGATAAAAAATATCATTTTTTAGGGGCTAATAATAAAGTAAAAACTCTTTATGAATTGAGCGAGATTATTTACTATGCCAAGCAATTAGATTTAATCAGTTTAGAAAATTTAGAAAATACTTTAAAATATTTAGAAAAACAAAAACAATTTATAGAAGATAATTTTATGATTACAAGAGAAAGATTTAGATCACATCAATTTGGTGGCATGGATTTTGAACTTTCACACATTTTTTATCCTTTACTCATTCATTCTTTTAATGATAATCAATTGAGCGAAATTGTTATTAGAGAACAACAATATGGTTCTAAAACCCAAGCCATGCTGTATTTTTGCTTTTCTATTTTGGAGTTAAAAACCGCTCCTCCCTTATTAAACAGAACGGCTACGCCCAAAGAACATGCTCTTTTGATTATCCATAAAACCAACGCTCCCATGTTTTTAGAAATGCTTAAAATTTTTGGACTTTTAAGCCAAGTGCACCATGACGATGTGTTAAAGATTTTAAAAAAAATACTTCAAAATTAA